AAGTTTTTTTGAAGGGAAAATTGCAACACCATATTTCATAAATAAAACCTCCTGATATTTTTTTTGTTGTATTATAGTTGGACATGTTTTTACTTGAAACCATCTCAAAGAGATGATTTCGAGTAAATTAGAACATTTCCAATAGTGCTCGTTTTAAATCTGCCTGCCAATATTTCCAGGTATGATTACCTTCAAATTCTTCATAGAAGCAAGGAAATCCTTTTTGATTTATTAATTTATGCAATTCCCTATTTGGTTCTATGAAGTTTGCCTTGTTGCCATCCGTCGTCGGAACATCTGTTTCACCAGTCCCGATCACATGATAAAGTTCGAGGAGATGCGGATCCTCAAAATTACGTACAGCGTCCATTACTGCTTCATTGGCAAGTGGCGACTGCATGATGCATTTCCCGAATGTATGCGGGTACTGCAAAGCGGCCAATAAAGAAACTGTACCCCCAAGAGAGTCACCGATCAAAGTTCGACCATGTCCCATTTGATAGGTTGGGAATTCATCATCTAAAAACGGGACAAGTTCATGTGCAAGAAAACGTATGTATGAAATGTGCTGTTCCCCGTCCGGATGATATTTGCGCCTGCGGTCAAAGCGGTCTTTATAAGGAATGCCGACAATGATGATATTCTCGATCTCATCGTTCCCTAACAGTTCATCTGCTACCCTACCAATTCGGCCCATTTGAAAATAATCACGGCCATCCTGAGCAATCACAAGCGAATATTTATACAATGGCGAAAAATTAGCAGGCAAGTAAACAAGCAGTTCCAATTCTTCTGCTAAAGCTTCGCTTTTAAACATGTACTCTTTAATTGTGCCTTTGCGTAAACTCATTTTCCCGCACCTCAATGATAAATAATAATGAAAAACAACTTACTTGATTATTTTAGCATAGCCTTGCGACTTTTTCCCGTGACAAGAATTTAGAATATAAAATTTTCGTTATATTTTCTAAAAATTTAAATTATAAGGTGTTATAATACAAGGATATAGAAAAATAATACAAAAAAGGTGGCGAATAAAATGGCAGATGTACACGTACACAGCAGGGAAGTAACAAAGGCGGCTAAACGAACATTATTAGAGCGTGGTGTCAGTGTGGAGGCAATTGCAAAAATCGTTTATGAATTGCAGTTCCCGTACAAAGCTGATCTTAAGCTGGAGGAATGCATCCACAGCGTTGAGCGTGTCCTGTTGAAAAGGGAAATTCAACATGCCATTTTAGTCGGTGTGGAGCTGGATAAACTGGCAGAGCAAAAAAAGCTATCAGAACCCCTGCAATCGATTGTTGAGTCTGATGAAGGGCTATTCGGAGTGGATGAAACGATTGCCTTTGGTGCAGTACTCGGTTACGGAAGCATTGCTGTAACGACCTTTGGCCATTTAGATAAAAATAAAATAGGCGTCATACACGAACTTGATAAGAAGCAAGAAGGAATCGTTCATACCTTCCTGGATGATATCGTTGCAAGCATTGCCGCGAGTGCCGCCTCAAGGTTAGCTCATCGTCTGAGGGATGAAGAAGAATCGTTAACTGAACAGGAAAAGTATATCCAGGAAGAAGAAGAGTTAATAGGTTGAACCTTGATTAACAATCTTCATCCAGACCTGTCAAACCTGGCCTTAATGAGGCGGGCAGAAAGGATATTGGCCACTTTAAATGTCCGTTTTGTCTGCCTTAGAAAACAGAATGCGTGAATATGGCCTGGATAAATCTCAAGCACCTGAATTTTCCGCTGCGTAATCTTACCTTGTTCGGAGAGATAAATTATCTCCAATGGAGCATTTTCTTCCATATGTTTACGAAGTATATATTTCATTCCCTGTCACTCCTTTGCTGACTTGCTTGCTATCATTATATGCGAACAAATGTTTTATATGCAAGTGGAAAGGGAATGTTCGTTCGTGTTTTGCGGAGCGGGGAA
The DNA window shown above is from Peribacillus sp. FSL P2-0133 and carries:
- a CDS encoding alpha/beta hydrolase-fold protein, with protein sequence MSLRKGTIKEYMFKSEALAEELELLVYLPANFSPLYKYSLVIAQDGRDYFQMGRIGRVADELLGNDEIENIIIVGIPYKDRFDRRRKYHPDGEQHISYIRFLAHELVPFLDDEFPTYQMGHGRTLIGDSLGGTVSLLAALQYPHTFGKCIMQSPLANEAVMDAVRNFEDPHLLELYHVIGTGETDVPTTDGNKANFIEPNRELHKLINQKGFPCFYEEFEGNHTWKYWQADLKRALLEMF
- a CDS encoding phosphatidylglycerophosphatase A, whose translation is MADVHVHSREVTKAAKRTLLERGVSVEAIAKIVYELQFPYKADLKLEECIHSVERVLLKREIQHAILVGVELDKLAEQKKLSEPLQSIVESDEGLFGVDETIAFGAVLGYGSIAVTTFGHLDKNKIGVIHELDKKQEGIVHTFLDDIVASIAASAASRLAHRLRDEEESLTEQEKYIQEEEELIG